Genomic window (Paenibacillus sp. PK3_47):
AACTTTACAGCGTCAGCCTTGCTACTCACTGCAATATCTACTAATCGTTTAGCTAGCTCCAAATCCCCATTATGATTTACACCTGCTTCTGCAATGACAAATGTAGCGTTCATCACTATACCTCCGGAATAGTTAAGAATGATTTTTGTATAATGTTTCTTAAATCTATTGTTTTAAGTATCTGGGTGATATCGACAGACGTCGTTTCCCCATCATACTTCAGCACAGTATCCTTTGCCTTCTGTTGAAATGGTGGAGAAATCGCTTTATGAATCGAATCCCTGATATCTTTTTCTTTGGGTGCGCAGTCAATGATAGAGTTAGCTTTAAGCCTACCCTTCTGCCTATCCCCGATATTAATCGTCGGCTTTAAGAATACGGGAGCTTCAATAATTCCACTCGAAGAATTACCAATCACTGCTGAGCAATACTTCATGGTACTCAGATATTTCAACTGGCCCAAAGAGAAGACTGCTCGGACACGATCCGAATGAATTGCAGCGTACTCATCTATCCGCTTATTTATAATTCTTCCATCTGTATCAGCATTAGATTTAGTAAACACTATATTGTACTCCGGAAAATGGTCCAATGCAGCTAACAACTCTTCAATCTGCTTTTCTGCTGTTTGCACTTCAAGTGTAACTGGATGGAAAGTGATTAGAAATAACTTATTTAGAGAAAAACCATAAAGTGTTGAAAGCTCCTTTTCCGTAAATAATGTCATCTTACGAATGGCTTCAACACCAAGATTCCCCACTTGAAATACCCGTTCACGTTGCTCACCTAATTGAATTATTCTTTGAGAATATTCATTTGTAGATGGGAAGT
Coding sequences:
- the neuC gene encoding UDP-N-acetylglucosamine 2-epimerase encodes the protein MSNRKVCVVTGTRAEYGLLYYLMQEIQSDPALELQIIATGMHLSPEFGLTYQQIEQDGFIINEKIEMLLSADTPSSIAKSMGIGVLGYADSFQRLQPDVIVLLGDRFEMLAAAQTALVMRIPVAHISGGELTEGAIDDSIRHAITKMSHIHFPSTNEYSQRIIQLGEQRERVFQVGNLGVEAIRKMTLFTEKELSTLYGFSLNKLFLITFHPVTLEVQTAEKQIEELLAALDHFPEYNIVFTKSNADTDGRIINKRIDEYAAIHSDRVRAVFSLGQLKYLSTMKYCSAVIGNSSSGIIEAPVFLKPTINIGDRQKGRLKANSIIDCAPKEKDIRDSIHKAISPPFQQKAKDTVLKYDGETTSVDITQILKTIDLRNIIQKSFLTIPEV